In Pseudomonas lalkuanensis, the following are encoded in one genomic region:
- a CDS encoding EthD domain-containing protein, with the protein MEKIIYTLWRDPQDSLESFSQRLRGVVAEQLFTLGARGLQVNLADADVAPAAGLRQENNRPLPDATLSLWADSANTDVRRPFDDVLKAVSSRLAAYLVSESVVIRNTRFPAHAGQRTHGFSQIAFLSCPPRLTRDAWLDIWRNHHTRVAIDTQDNFLYVQNLVVRALTHGAAPVDAIVEEAFPPAAMTDPMAFFDAPGDEAKFQQNLAAMMDSCNRFIDFDKLDVLPTSQYVLKAAAAL; encoded by the coding sequence GTGGAAAAGATCATCTACACCCTGTGGCGCGACCCGCAGGACAGCCTCGAAAGCTTCTCCCAGCGCCTGCGTGGCGTGGTCGCCGAGCAACTCTTCACCCTGGGCGCCCGGGGCCTGCAGGTGAACCTGGCCGACGCCGACGTCGCACCCGCCGCCGGCCTGCGCCAGGAAAACAACCGGCCGCTGCCGGACGCCACCCTGTCGCTCTGGGCCGACAGCGCCAACACCGACGTGCGCCGCCCGTTCGATGATGTCCTGAAGGCGGTTTCCAGCCGCCTGGCGGCCTACCTGGTGAGCGAATCGGTGGTGATTCGCAATACCCGCTTCCCCGCCCACGCAGGCCAGCGCACCCATGGCTTCTCGCAGATCGCCTTCCTCAGCTGCCCACCGCGCCTGACCCGCGACGCCTGGCTGGATATCTGGCGCAACCACCACACCCGGGTCGCCATCGACACCCAGGACAATTTCCTCTACGTGCAGAACCTGGTGGTGCGCGCCCTCACCCACGGCGCCGCGCCGGTGGACGCGATAGTCGAGGAAGCCTTCCCCCCGGCCGCCATGACCGATCCCATGGCCTTCTTCGATGCGCCGGGAGACGAGGCGAAGTTCCAGCAGAACCTCGCGGCGATGATGGACAGCTGCAATCGCTTCATCGACTTCGACAAACTCGACGTACTCCCCACCAGCCAGTACGTGCTCAAGGCCGCTGCCGCGCTTTGA
- a CDS encoding GYD domain-containing protein: MATFITLATFTDQGIRNVKDSPDRFVAFKGLAEQLGLSVKTAYWTVGSYDLVLIVEGDEAAATTLLLKTGQLGNVRTQTLRGYSEQEFRRLLGGL; encoded by the coding sequence ATGGCTACCTTCATCACGCTGGCGACCTTCACGGATCAGGGCATTCGCAACGTCAAGGATTCCCCGGATCGCTTCGTAGCCTTCAAAGGGTTGGCCGAGCAGCTTGGCCTTTCGGTCAAGACCGCCTACTGGACGGTGGGCAGCTATGACCTGGTGCTGATAGTGGAGGGGGACGAGGCGGCGGCGACCACGCTGCTGCTCAAGACGGGCCAGTTAGGCAATGTCAGGACGCAGACGCTGCGTGGCTACTCGGAGCAGGAGTTCCGGCGCCTGCTCGGCGGCCTGTAG
- a CDS encoding peroxiredoxin, producing the protein MAIRIGDEAPDFTVDSTEGTINFHQWIGDQWAILFSHPKDFTPVCTTELGYMAKLKPEFDKRNTKVIGLSVDPVSDHRKWVGDIEETQGHAVNYPMIGDENLVVAKLYDMIHPNASAGPRTAVDNATVRSVFIIGPDKKVKAMLIYPMSAGRNFDEVLRLLDSLQLNAKHTVATPVNWRPGDDVIIPTSVSDEDAKKKYPDGYKTLKPYLRVVAQPK; encoded by the coding sequence ATGGCAATCCGCATTGGTGATGAAGCGCCCGATTTCACCGTGGACAGCACCGAAGGCACGATCAATTTCCACCAGTGGATCGGTGACCAGTGGGCCATCCTGTTCTCCCACCCGAAGGACTTCACTCCGGTCTGCACCACTGAGCTGGGCTACATGGCCAAGCTCAAGCCCGAATTCGACAAGCGCAATACCAAGGTGATCGGCCTCTCCGTGGACCCGGTCAGCGATCACCGCAAATGGGTCGGTGATATCGAGGAAACCCAGGGGCACGCGGTCAACTACCCGATGATCGGCGACGAGAACCTGGTGGTGGCCAAGCTCTACGACATGATCCACCCCAATGCCAGCGCCGGCCCGCGCACCGCCGTGGACAACGCCACGGTACGTTCGGTGTTCATCATTGGCCCGGACAAGAAGGTCAAGGCCATGCTCATCTATCCCATGAGCGCCGGCCGCAACTTCGACGAAGTGCTGCGCCTGCTGGACTCGCTGCAGCTCAACGCCAAGCACACGGTGGCGACGCCGGTGAACTGGCGTCCGGGAGACGACGTGATCATTCCCACCTCGGTATCCGACGAAGACGCGAAGAAGAAGTACCCCGACGGCTACAAGACCCTGAAGCCCTACCTGCGGGTCGTCGCCCAGCCGAAATGA
- a CDS encoding Mut7-C RNAse domain-containing protein, with protein sequence MVRATFRFYEELNDFLPAGRRRQAFTCACARAATVKHMIEALGVPHTEVELVLLNGESVGFERVILDGDRVAVYPKFETLDISPLLKVRSRPLRVLRFVADAHLGGLASLLRMCGFDTLYDNRFEDGQIAEIAAHEGRIVLTRDRELLKRRIITHGCYVHALKPSLQLRELFERLDLARSANPFSLCLHCNQPLQEIAPELARPRLPPRIGALYSRFLSCAACDRLYWEGSHWRSMCTLLAPLMAVDKPNEA encoded by the coding sequence ATGGTCAGGGCAACATTCCGCTTCTACGAAGAGCTCAACGACTTCCTGCCGGCCGGAAGGCGCCGACAGGCCTTCACCTGCGCCTGCGCCCGGGCGGCCACCGTCAAGCACATGATCGAAGCCCTGGGCGTGCCCCACACCGAGGTCGAACTGGTGCTGCTCAACGGCGAGTCCGTGGGCTTCGAGCGGGTGATCCTCGATGGCGACCGGGTGGCGGTCTATCCCAAGTTCGAGACGCTGGACATCAGCCCCTTGCTCAAGGTCCGCAGCCGGCCGCTGCGGGTGCTGCGCTTCGTCGCCGACGCACACCTGGGTGGCCTCGCCAGCCTGCTGCGCATGTGCGGCTTCGACACGCTCTACGACAACCGCTTCGAGGACGGCCAGATTGCCGAAATCGCCGCCCATGAAGGGCGCATCGTGCTGACCCGCGACCGCGAGCTGCTCAAGCGCCGCATCATCACTCACGGCTGCTACGTGCACGCCCTGAAACCCTCTCTGCAACTGCGCGAGCTGTTCGAGCGCCTGGACCTGGCCCGTAGCGCCAACCCCTTCAGCCTCTGCCTGCACTGCAATCAGCCACTGCAGGAAATCGCCCCCGAACTGGCCCGCCCGCGCCTGCCACCGCGCATCGGCGCGCTCTATTCACGCTTCCTCAGTTGCGCCGCCTGCGATCGCCTGTACTGGGAAGGTTCCCACTGGCGCAGCATGTGCACCTTGCTCGCCCCCTTGATGGCTGTGGATAAGCCCAACGAGGCCTGA
- a CDS encoding DEAD/DEAH box helicase, protein MTSTRSSTAAALERFHPAVTAWFRTRFPAPTSAQARAWPTIRGGASTLVAAPTGSGKTLTAFLSAIDELVHEGLEQGGLPDRCTVVYVSPLKALSNDIRINLEEPLAGIRAELSRLGLEDVDIRTAVRTGDTPQAERDAMRKRPPHILVTTPESLYILLGSESGRAMLAGCRSLIIDEIHAIAGSKRGSHLMLSAERLEALCGRSLQRIGLSATQKPIGRVAEFLMGQGRGACTLVDVGYSRERDLALEVPPVPLEAVLGNEAWEKVYDRLAELVAEHRTTLVFVNTRRLAERATRHLSERLGTAAVAAHHGSLARDLRLDAEQRLKRGELKVLVATASLELGIDIGDVELVCQLGSPRSIAAFLQRVGRSGHSVGGTPKGRLFPQSRDDLIECAALLDCVRRDELDALVIPHAPLDVLAQQMVAEVACQEWGEDELYCMMIRAMPYADLARDRFDALVRMLSEGYNGRQGVRGAYLHRDAVNRRLRGRRSARLTAITSGGAIPETADYAVVLEPQGVPVGSVHEDFAVESLAGDVFQLGNQSYRILRVEPGRVRVEDAQGQPPNIPFWLGEAPGRTDELSAAVARLRARVDALLGESESADATLGPGPSPASGRGQQNERAIEALREEIGLSEAAARQIVEYLARARASLGALPTQRRLVMERFFDETGGMQLIIHSPFGSRLNRAWGLALRKRFCRSFNFELQAAATEDALILSLSTSHSFPLDEVWRYLHSNSAEHLLIQAILDAPLFGVRWRWNASAALALPRFSGGRKVAPQIQRMRSEDLLASVFPDQVACQENLVGERDIPDHPLVAQTLDDCLHDAMDTEGWLGLLRRMERGEVELVARDLPAPSALAAEILGARPYAFLDDAPLEERRTQAVQQRRWTDPESAADLGALDADAITAVAEEAWPQVRDTDEMHEAVLALACITQAEVEANEGWNGWLAQLAKARRATCLQLDGKPALWLAAERLEQFRALFPDAVLEPAIGAPEGFTAEWPVEAALLEVVRARLGGFGPLTLAKLAADLYQAPSDLSFALASLEREGQVLRGRFTPGAAEEQWCERHLLARIHRYTVKRLRREIEPVERADFMRFLFDWQRVAPSAQVRGAEALATVLGQLEGFEAAAGAWESEILPSRVADYGINWLDDLCRAGRLVWCRLGGRGKVAAGPVRSTPILLLPRKSLGLWRACLQGAPTPEPSPRAERVRQVLASQGALFFDELMDEAHLLRSELEDCLGELVALGLANADSFAGLRSLLLPAARRSRHDRRARLALANMQDAGRWALLRGRTEEGNGKVPAESLEHVARTLLRRYGVVGWRLLEREADWLPPWRDLLRVYHRLEARGEIRGGRFVAGVSGEQFALPEAVGLLREVRKRPLDGTLVSLAACDPLNLLGTLLAGIKVPAVAGNRLLLRDGVPVATLVAGKVHLLQDADPATANAWRAALIRQPAATPLGQQSRRARMPG, encoded by the coding sequence ATGACCTCGACCCGCTCATCCACAGCGGCCGCGCTGGAGCGTTTCCATCCCGCCGTCACCGCCTGGTTCCGCACCCGCTTCCCCGCGCCGACGTCGGCCCAGGCCCGTGCCTGGCCGACCATACGCGGCGGCGCGAGCACCCTGGTGGCGGCGCCCACCGGCTCGGGCAAGACCCTTACCGCCTTCCTTTCCGCCATCGACGAACTGGTTCACGAAGGGCTGGAGCAGGGCGGTCTGCCGGACCGCTGCACGGTGGTCTACGTCTCGCCGCTGAAGGCGCTGTCCAATGACATCCGCATCAACCTGGAGGAACCGCTGGCGGGCATCCGCGCGGAGCTTTCGCGGCTGGGGCTGGAGGATGTGGATATCCGCACCGCCGTGCGCACCGGCGACACGCCCCAGGCCGAGCGCGACGCCATGCGCAAGCGCCCGCCGCACATCCTGGTGACCACGCCGGAATCCCTCTACATCCTGCTCGGCTCCGAATCGGGCCGCGCCATGCTGGCCGGCTGCCGCAGCCTGATCATCGACGAGATCCACGCCATCGCCGGCAGCAAGCGCGGCAGCCACCTGATGCTCAGTGCCGAGCGCCTGGAAGCCCTGTGCGGACGCAGCTTGCAGCGCATCGGCCTGTCCGCCACGCAGAAGCCCATCGGGCGTGTGGCGGAGTTCCTCATGGGCCAGGGCCGGGGCGCCTGCACCCTGGTGGACGTGGGCTACAGCCGCGAACGCGACCTGGCCCTGGAAGTGCCGCCGGTACCGCTGGAAGCGGTGCTGGGCAATGAGGCCTGGGAGAAGGTCTACGACCGCCTCGCCGAGCTGGTCGCCGAACATCGCACCACCCTGGTTTTCGTCAACACCCGGCGCCTGGCCGAGCGCGCCACCCGCCACCTTTCCGAACGCCTGGGCACCGCCGCCGTGGCCGCCCACCACGGCAGCCTGGCGCGGGACCTGCGCCTTGACGCCGAGCAGCGCCTCAAGCGCGGCGAGCTCAAGGTGCTGGTGGCTACCGCCTCGTTGGAACTGGGCATCGACATCGGCGACGTGGAGCTGGTTTGCCAACTCGGTTCGCCACGCAGCATCGCTGCCTTCCTGCAGCGGGTAGGGCGCTCCGGCCACAGTGTCGGCGGCACGCCCAAGGGGCGGCTGTTCCCGCAATCAAGGGACGACCTGATCGAATGCGCGGCCCTGCTGGATTGCGTGCGCCGCGATGAGCTGGACGCACTGGTCATCCCCCATGCGCCGCTGGACGTGCTGGCCCAGCAGATGGTGGCCGAGGTGGCTTGCCAGGAGTGGGGCGAGGATGAGCTGTACTGCATGATGATCCGCGCCATGCCTTATGCGGACCTGGCGCGGGACCGCTTCGATGCCCTGGTGAGGATGCTGTCCGAAGGCTACAACGGTCGCCAGGGCGTGCGGGGCGCCTACCTGCATCGCGATGCGGTGAATCGCCGCCTGCGCGGCCGGCGTTCCGCGCGCCTGACGGCCATCACCTCCGGTGGTGCGATTCCCGAGACCGCCGACTACGCGGTGGTGCTGGAACCCCAGGGCGTGCCGGTGGGCAGCGTGCACGAGGACTTCGCCGTGGAGAGCCTGGCCGGCGACGTGTTCCAGCTGGGCAACCAGTCCTACCGCATCCTCCGCGTGGAGCCGGGCCGCGTACGGGTGGAGGACGCCCAGGGCCAGCCGCCGAATATTCCGTTCTGGCTGGGAGAAGCGCCGGGGCGCACTGATGAGCTGTCGGCGGCGGTGGCGAGGTTGAGGGCGCGAGTTGATGCGTTGTTGGGAGAGTCCGAGTCGGCCGATGCCACCCTCGGCCCCGGCCCCTCTCCCGCAAGCGGGAGAGGGCAGCAGAACGAGCGGGCGATCGAGGCATTGCGCGAGGAGATTGGCCTCAGCGAAGCGGCGGCGCGGCAGATCGTCGAATACCTGGCGCGGGCCAGGGCTTCTCTGGGGGCGTTGCCGACCCAGCGGCGGCTGGTGATGGAACGCTTCTTCGACGAAACCGGCGGCATGCAGCTGATCATCCATTCGCCCTTCGGCAGCCGGCTCAACCGCGCCTGGGGCCTGGCGCTGCGCAAGCGTTTCTGCCGCAGCTTCAACTTCGAGTTGCAGGCGGCTGCCACCGAGGATGCGCTGATCCTCTCGCTGTCCACCAGCCACAGCTTTCCGCTGGACGAAGTCTGGCGCTACCTGCACTCCAACAGCGCCGAACATCTCCTGATCCAGGCCATTCTCGATGCGCCGCTGTTCGGCGTGCGCTGGCGCTGGAACGCGTCTGCCGCGCTGGCCCTGCCGCGATTCTCCGGCGGCCGCAAGGTTGCGCCGCAGATCCAGCGCATGCGCAGCGAGGACTTGCTGGCCAGCGTCTTCCCCGATCAGGTGGCCTGCCAGGAGAACCTGGTGGGCGAGCGCGATATTCCCGATCACCCGCTGGTGGCCCAGACCCTGGACGACTGCCTGCACGACGCCATGGACACCGAAGGCTGGCTGGGGTTGTTGCGGCGGATGGAGCGCGGCGAGGTGGAACTGGTCGCCCGCGACCTGCCGGCGCCGTCTGCCCTGGCTGCGGAAATCCTCGGCGCGCGCCCCTACGCCTTCCTCGACGATGCACCGCTGGAAGAGCGTCGCACCCAGGCCGTGCAGCAACGCCGCTGGACCGACCCGGAATCCGCCGCCGACCTGGGCGCGCTGGATGCCGACGCCATCACAGCGGTGGCCGAGGAAGCCTGGCCTCAGGTGCGCGACACCGATGAAATGCACGAAGCCGTGCTGGCCCTGGCCTGCATTACCCAGGCCGAAGTGGAGGCCAATGAGGGCTGGAACGGCTGGCTGGCGCAACTGGCCAAGGCCCGTCGCGCCACCTGCCTGCAATTGGATGGCAAGCCGGCCCTGTGGCTGGCGGCCGAGCGGCTGGAACAGTTTCGGGCCCTTTTTCCGGATGCCGTTCTCGAGCCGGCCATTGGGGCGCCCGAGGGCTTCACCGCCGAATGGCCAGTGGAGGCGGCGCTGCTGGAAGTGGTGCGCGCCCGGCTTGGCGGTTTCGGCCCGTTGACGTTGGCGAAACTGGCCGCTGATCTGTACCAGGCGCCTTCGGACCTGAGCTTCGCCCTGGCCAGTCTTGAACGTGAAGGCCAGGTGTTGCGAGGCCGCTTCACCCCCGGAGCGGCGGAAGAGCAATGGTGCGAGCGCCATCTGCTGGCGCGCATCCACCGCTACACGGTCAAGCGATTGCGCCGGGAGATCGAACCGGTGGAGCGCGCCGACTTCATGCGCTTCCTGTTCGACTGGCAGCGCGTCGCCCCCTCTGCCCAGGTGCGCGGTGCCGAAGCCCTGGCCACGGTGCTGGGGCAGCTGGAAGGCTTTGAGGCAGCGGCCGGCGCCTGGGAAAGCGAGATATTGCCCAGCCGCGTGGCCGACTACGGCATCAACTGGCTGGATGACCTGTGCCGCGCCGGCCGGCTGGTCTGGTGCCGGCTGGGTGGGCGCGGCAAGGTGGCCGCGGGGCCGGTGCGCAGCACGCCCATCCTGCTCTTGCCGCGCAAGAGCCTGGGCCTCTGGCGGGCCTGCCTGCAGGGTGCACCGACTCCGGAACCGTCCCCGCGCGCCGAGCGGGTGCGCCAGGTGCTGGCCAGCCAGGGTGCGCTGTTCTTCGACGAGCTGATGGACGAAGCCCACCTGCTGCGCAGTGAGCTGGAGGATTGCCTCGGCGAGCTGGTGGCGCTGGGGCTGGCCAACGCCGACAGCTTCGCCGGCCTGCGTTCCCTGCTGCTGCCGGCCGCGCGTCGCAGCCGCCACGACCGCCGTGCCCGCCTGGCACTGGCCAACATGCAGGATGCCGGCCGCTGGGCATTGCTGCGGGGCAGGACGGAGGAGGGCAATGGCAAGGTTCCGGCCGAGAGCCTTGAACATGTGGCGCGCACCCTGCTGCGCCGCTACGGAGTGGTGGGCTGGCGCCTGCTGGAGCGCGAAGCCGACTGGCTACCGCCCTGGCGCGACCTGCTGCGGGTCTATCACCGCCTGGAAGCGCGCGGCGAGATTCGCGGCGGGCGTTTCGTGGCCGGCGTCTCTGGCGAGCAGTTCGCCCTGCCGGAAGCCGTTGGCCTGCTGCGGGAAGTCCGCAAGCGTCCGCTGGACGGCACCCTGGTCAGCCTCGCCGCCTGCGATCCGCTGAACCTGCTGGGCACCTTGCTCGCCGGCATCAAGGTGCCGGCCGTTGCAGGCAATCGCCTGCTCTTGCGCGATGGCGTACCGGTGGCGACCCTGGTGGCGGGCAAGGTGCACCTGCTGCAGGACGCCGATCCGGCCACCGCCAATGCATGGCGCGCGGCGTTGATCCGCCAGCCGGCGGCAACGCCGCTGGGGCAGCAGTCGAGGCGGGCGCGGATGCCGGGTTGA
- a CDS encoding class I SAM-dependent methyltransferase has product MDESRLNEFMGKLVSDMGGAAMLANIIVGDELGLYRAMADSQPVSPDELASRTGCNARLLREWLSAHAASGYMEHDDGRFRLPEEQALALAVEDSPVYVAGGASVIAALFHDKDKLVKAMRGDGALAWGDHHPCMFSGTERFFRPGYRAHLVAEWLPALDGVVDKLQAGAKVADVGCGHGASTVILAQAFPASRFIGFDYHGPSIETANRRAQEGGVADRATFVQASAKDYPGDGFDLICYFDCLHDMGDPVGAARHAYQTLKPDGTVLLVEPFAHDHLDDNMTPVGRLFYSASTFICTPNSLSQEVGLGLGAQAGEARLRKVFEEAGFSSFRRATETPFNLILEARK; this is encoded by the coding sequence ATGGACGAATCGAGACTCAACGAGTTCATGGGCAAGCTGGTCTCCGACATGGGCGGCGCAGCGATGCTCGCCAATATCATCGTCGGCGACGAACTCGGCCTGTATCGCGCCATGGCCGACAGCCAGCCGGTGAGCCCGGACGAGCTCGCCAGCCGCACCGGTTGCAATGCGCGCCTGCTGCGCGAATGGTTGAGCGCCCACGCCGCCTCCGGCTACATGGAGCACGACGACGGGCGCTTCCGACTGCCGGAAGAACAGGCGCTCGCCCTGGCCGTGGAAGACTCCCCGGTGTACGTGGCCGGCGGTGCCTCGGTCATCGCCGCGCTGTTCCACGACAAGGACAAGCTGGTGAAAGCCATGCGCGGCGATGGCGCCCTGGCCTGGGGCGACCACCACCCGTGCATGTTCAGCGGCACCGAGCGCTTCTTCCGTCCCGGCTACCGCGCCCACCTGGTGGCCGAGTGGCTGCCGGCCCTGGACGGCGTGGTGGACAAGCTCCAGGCTGGCGCCAAGGTCGCCGACGTCGGCTGCGGCCACGGCGCATCTACCGTGATCCTGGCCCAGGCCTTTCCCGCCTCGCGCTTCATCGGCTTCGACTACCACGGCCCCTCCATCGAGACCGCCAACCGGCGGGCACAGGAGGGCGGCGTGGCGGACCGCGCGACCTTCGTCCAGGCCAGTGCCAAGGACTACCCCGGCGACGGCTTCGACCTGATCTGCTACTTCGACTGCCTGCACGACATGGGCGACCCGGTGGGCGCCGCCAGGCACGCTTACCAGACGTTGAAGCCCGACGGCACCGTGCTCCTGGTGGAGCCCTTCGCCCACGATCATCTCGACGACAACATGACGCCGGTGGGACGCCTGTTCTACTCGGCCTCCACTTTCATCTGCACACCCAACTCACTGTCCCAGGAAGTCGGTCTCGGCCTCGGCGCCCAGGCTGGCGAAGCGCGCCTGCGCAAGGTGTTCGAGGAGGCCGGCTTCAGCAGCTTCCGCCGCGCCACGGAAACGCCGTTCAACCTGATCCTCGAAGCGCGCAAGTGA